From the genome of Actinomycetota bacterium:
TATCGCCATGCTGGGAACCGGGCGGCACGCTAACGGTGTTCTCCTCAGGGATTCCGCATACTGTTATATCGGCGCCCAAGGCGGCCTGTGCAATCGAGATCACCGCACTGCAGTGAAGATCGTCTCCCTGCCGATGAATGAACTCGTGTGGGGTCACCTGGACGTTTACCAACAGGTCTCCGGCGGCCGCGCCGCGAATTCCCGCCTCACCTCGGCCGCGCATTCTGATCTGCATTCCGTCATCGATTCCTGCCGGAATCTCGATATCGACATGCTCCCTGTCTGGAACACGCCCCTGACCCGAACACTCCGAGCACGGATCCTCGACGAACACGCCAGTTGCCGAGCAAGTCGCGCACGCAGTCGCGGTAGTGAGAGTCCCAAGGAAGGTCTGGCGGTAGCTTTGTGTTTGGCCTGAGCCATTGCACTGGGCGCACCTTTTCACTCCGCCGCCGCTGGAGCTTCCCGTCGCCGAGCACTCCTCACAGGGAACGAGCCTGCTGAGAACTACCTGCTTCGTGACTCCGGAGGCGGCCTCTTCCAGCGTCAAGCTCAAGGATACCGCGATATCGCGCCCCTCAAATCGCACACGCGTGCCTCCGGAAAACCCTCCAAAAAATGCGCTGAAAAGGTCTTCCATCCCAAATCCCGCAAAAATATCTCCGAAGTCAGCGCTTCCCCCGACTCCGCGGGGGTCGACCGTTCCGTACTGGTCATAGAGCGCACGCTTCTGCGCATCAGAGAGAACATCGTACGCCTCATTGATCGCCTTGAAGCGCTCCTCGGCGTCCGGATCAACGCATACGTCCGGATGTGTCTCGCGAGCTTTTCTCCTGAAAGCCTTCTTGATCTCCGCATCTGTAGCGTCACGCGCAACGCCGAGCAGCTCGTAATAGTCTTTGGTTCCAGTCGTCACTGACTCGTACTTCCTTTCACGTCATCTCCGAAAGCCCTTGTGCCGCGAGTCTTACAGCTGCTATCGAGCGCTGATAGTCCATTCTCGTCGGCCCAATGACACCAACAACACCATCTGAACAAGAAGACGCATAGTTCATCATGACCAGGCTCATTCCGCCAAGCTCCTGGCGCGTGTTTTCGCTTCCGATGCGAACAACCATGCGCCTGGCTTCAGCCACCTCGGAAAGCGTATCGAGCATGGCTAACCCGTCTTCAAGCAAGTTCAGCAGCGGACGCAGCTGGGCAGTCTCGGCAAAATCCGGGAGCGCCGCGAGCTCTCCAACGCCCATGTGATGTACCCGGTCGCGATCCGCCTCGTCCAGGCAAGCCACCAGCTCATCGAGAACCTGAACCGCGAGTGAGAAGGGCGGCAATCCGAGTTTCAGCTCCCCGCAAAGCGCTCGCACCTCATAGGCGCGCTTGTTGACAAGCGCCTCGTTCAAAAACCGTTTCACCTCGCCGATATGATCGGCTGAGACATCTTCGCGCACATCCAGATGACAACTGACCACCTGTCCCGAGTTCGTAATCAGGACCACCAACGCGCGGCGCGGGCCCATCTGCAGCAGATCGATCTTGCATACCTGGGCAAAGTTGATCATCGGGGCAAGCACAATGGCCACATAGTGAGTAAGGTTGGAGAGCAAGGCCGAGGTGCGCATAACGAGGTTATCGACCTCCGTCATGTGCGGTAGATAGCGATCGCAAAGCTCGTTATAGGGGGTGTAGTGCGATATCGGAAAGTCTTCCTCGAGAATACAGTCGACGAACTCCCTGTACCCGAAGTCAGTAGGAATCCTCCCGCTGCTCACATGTGGCTGGTATACATGCCCACTTTCCTCCAGCGCCGCGAGCTCGTTTCTTACCGTTGCGGAGCTGCAGGTCAGACCGTAGCGATCCACTAGATGCTTAGATCCCACAGGTTGACCGGTGGCTATGTACTCCTGCACCAAGGCTTTTAGTATTTGATATCTTCGAACCGGTAACATATCCACTCCACCAAAGAGCTATCGTTTAGCACTTGATTATAGCGAGTGCCAGCCTAAAGTCGCCAGCAATCTTCAAGCCAACCCCTGACCAACTCCAACATCGACTCGGCAATGAATTTTAATCCACCCATATCCTCGAATAAATCTCATTACCGAGCAACCACCCGGTACGGGTAGCGCGAACCTGCTGGCTCACGCACTCGACAAGGCCGTCCCTTAGCAGGCCGTCGAGCACCAGCCGTAGCTCCTTCTCATCGAAGAACGCCACAGGTACCCCCCGGGTCAACCTCATCCCTAACATGATATCTTCGCGATGGGCCTCTTTAGCATTGAGCAACTCGATCGTTGCCGGCGTACCGATAAGCCACTGGTTGACATTACTTGGCTGCCCGAAACGAACTCTCGCCGCATCTGCGTCAGCACCGTCTACCAGCCCGACTGAGGCTGCGGTCGGCGCATCGAGCATGCTATGAGCCGCCGGGCCGATGCCCAGGTACGACCTGGCGCTCCAATACGCCATATTGTGCCTGGACTCCTTTCCGGGGATTGAGTAGTTTGCGACCTCATAGCGATAAAGCCCATGCTTCGAAAGCTCCTCTTCGGCAAGTATCATGTGTTCGGCGGCGATATCCTGATTGGGCGGCTCGACGAGTCCCACAGAACACGCCACCTCAAGCGGCGTTCCCGGCTCGATCGACAACGGATAGACCGAGATATGGCCAGCTCGAGTGCTGGCAGCCCTATTCAATGTGGATAGCCAACTCTCCTTCGACTGCCCAGGAATCGCGCAGATCAGATCGAGCGAAAGATCCAGGCCAAGCTCGCATATCACCTTCGCCAACTCCACCACGCACTCCGGCGAATGACTTCTTCCGAGCAAACCCAACTCGGTAGCGTCGAATGATTGCACACCGAGACTGATTCGCGTGACACCGGCCTGGGCGAGCTCTTCTAGCAATGGGCGGCTCAGCGAATCGGGATTGGCCTCTATGGTGACTTCCACATCGGGTGTGTGGGGAAACATCTCAAGGATGTGCCGGGCGAGCTCGACCAGACGCTGGGAGAGGATGGTAGGAGTGCCACCGCCGATATACACGGTCTCGACGACCCCCGGCAGTGCCGCTGAAGCCCACCGGGTGACCTCGCTTTCGATCCCCTTGCGAACGGAATCGATCGTGAGCGCATCTGCATCTGCGATCGACGCGAAGTCGCAGTAAGAACATTTCGCGCGGCAAAACGGAACGTGCACGTAGATGTGCGCGGGCATAACAGGACCGGTCACCATTGCGACAGGGTCGAACAAACTCACTCCTCGACCTTCAAGATAGCCATAAAGGCCTCCTGTGGCACCTCGACATTCCCAACGTTTTTCATACGCTTCTTGCCTTTTTTCTGCTTCTCCAGCAGCTTACGCTTGCGGGTGATGTCACCGCCATAACATTTGGCAAGCACATCCTTGCGTTTCGCGCGGACTGTCTCCCTGGCCAGTATGCGACCGCCGATCGCCGCCTGGATCGGCACCTCAAACATCTGGCGAGGAATGATCTCTAGCAATTTTTCGGTAAGTATCTTTCCGCGCGCATAGGCTTTGTCTTTGTGAATGATAAAAGAAAGCGCATCCACGGGCTTGCCGGCAAGCAGGATATCGAGCTTGACCAGATTGCTGGCCTGGTACCCAAAAACCTCGTAATCCAGGGACGCGTACCCTTTGGTGCGGCTTTTCAGTTGGTCGAAAAAGTCCATTATGAGTTCGGCCAACGGCATCTCGTAGTGCATGTCGACGGTCGTTTTAGAGAGGTACTGCATATCTTTGAAGACCGCCCTGCGGCTCTCGGCAAGCTCCATGACCGCGCCCACGAAATCCGGGGGAACGATGACCTGCACTTTCAGATACGGCTCCTCGACTCGCTCGATCCGGCCCGGGTCGGGCATCTCCTGCGGAGAGTGTATCTCGCGGGTTTCTCCATCGGTCGTGGTGACCCGATAAGCAACGCTAGGCGCGGTTGCGAGCAGATCGAGATCGAACTCCCTTTCGAGACGCTCCTTGATGACCTCCATATGAAGCAAGCCGAGAAAACCAACGCGAAACCCGAATCCCAAGGCATGACTGTTCTCCGGCTCAAACACCAGGGCTGGATCGTTGAGCTTGAGCCTGTCGAGAGCGTCCCTCAAGGCTGGGTATTGATCT
Proteins encoded in this window:
- the hemW gene encoding radical SAM family heme chaperone HemW, which produces MSLFDPVAMVTGPVMPAHIYVHVPFCRAKCSYCDFASIADADALTIDSVRKGIESEVTRWASAALPGVVETVYIGGGTPTILSQRLVELARHILEMFPHTPDVEVTIEANPDSLSRPLLEELAQAGVTRISLGVQSFDATELGLLGRSHSPECVVELAKVICELGLDLSLDLICAIPGQSKESWLSTLNRAASTRAGHISVYPLSIEPGTPLEVACSVGLVEPPNQDIAAEHMILAEEELSKHGLYRYEVANYSIPGKESRHNMAYWSARSYLGIGPAAHSMLDAPTAASVGLVDGADADAARVRFGQPSNVNQWLIGTPATIELLNAKEAHREDIMLGMRLTRGVPVAFFDEKELRLVLDGLLRDGLVECVSQQVRATRTGWLLGNEIYSRIWVD
- the dnaJ gene encoding molecular chaperone DnaJ, translated to MTTGTKDYYELLGVARDATDAEIKKAFRRKARETHPDVCVDPDAEERFKAINEAYDVLSDAQKRALYDQYGTVDPRGVGGSADFGDIFAGFGMEDLFSAFFGGFSGGTRVRFEGRDIAVSLSLTLEEAASGVTKQVVLSRLVPCEECSATGSSSGGGVKRCAQCNGSGQTQSYRQTFLGTLTTATACATCSATGVFVEDPCSECSGQGRVPDREHVDIEIPAGIDDGMQIRMRGRGEAGIRGAAAGDLLVNVQVTPHEFIHRQGDDLHCSAVISIAQAALGADITVCGIPEENTVSVPPGSQHGDTVRLRGRGMPRLRGGGRGDLIVHVAVEVPRKLTKKQRELMTELGVSFGDPERQSTLQKLHKWITG
- the hrcA gene encoding heat-inducible transcription repressor HrcA → MLPVRRYQILKALVQEYIATGQPVGSKHLVDRYGLTCSSATVRNELAALEESGHVYQPHVSSGRIPTDFGYREFVDCILEEDFPISHYTPYNELCDRYLPHMTEVDNLVMRTSALLSNLTHYVAIVLAPMINFAQVCKIDLLQMGPRRALVVLITNSGQVVSCHLDVREDVSADHIGEVKRFLNEALVNKRAYEVRALCGELKLGLPPFSLAVQVLDELVACLDEADRDRVHHMGVGELAALPDFAETAQLRPLLNLLEDGLAMLDTLSEVAEARRMVVRIGSENTRQELGGMSLVMMNYASSCSDGVVGVIGPTRMDYQRSIAAVRLAAQGLSEMT